The Leifsonia williamsii genome includes a region encoding these proteins:
- a CDS encoding TetR/AcrR family transcriptional regulator — translation MPKVTDEHRAARRHQIAQAALRCFARSGFQQASMADIIAESGLSAGAIYGHYKSKEELVELAVSEVLDARFLDVAAARRAEPMLEPAALVRLLVDGLSAQLGDNLPLLMQIWGQVPINPRLGDMAERVGSRIRGFFRDYLADWYVEGVGLPRAEAETRAQADATLYMGIIQGFVTQSVLFRDFDREVYLEAVAHIAPPARG, via the coding sequence ATGCCGAAGGTCACGGACGAGCACCGAGCCGCCCGGCGGCACCAGATCGCGCAGGCGGCCCTCCGCTGCTTCGCGCGCTCCGGCTTCCAGCAGGCGTCGATGGCCGACATCATCGCGGAGTCCGGGCTCTCGGCCGGCGCGATCTACGGCCACTACAAGAGCAAGGAGGAGCTGGTCGAGCTCGCGGTCTCCGAGGTGCTCGACGCCCGCTTCCTCGACGTGGCCGCGGCGCGTCGGGCGGAGCCGATGCTCGAGCCCGCCGCCCTGGTGCGGCTGCTGGTCGACGGCCTCAGTGCGCAACTGGGCGACAACCTCCCGCTGCTCATGCAGATCTGGGGCCAGGTGCCGATCAATCCGCGCCTGGGCGACATGGCCGAACGCGTGGGCTCGCGCATCCGCGGCTTCTTCCGCGACTACCTCGCCGACTGGTACGTGGAGGGCGTGGGCCTGCCGCGCGCAGAGGCCGAGACCCGCGCGCAGGCCGACGCGACGCTCTACATGGGCATCATCCAGGGCTTCGTGACGCAGTCCGTCCTGTTCCGCGACTTCGACCGCGAGGTGTACCTGGAGGCCGTGGCGCACATCGCGCCGCCCGCGCGCGGCTGA
- a CDS encoding ABC transporter permease, producing MATIDRTDIGAAEVRTSASPASPTPHTPWARALGLAVAAAAVVVTVLLAFLWPTVTSSVKDLPIAVAGPSAAVTAVEKQLDTAADDAFAVTGVDDRAAAVELIRTRDVYGAIVLGEKPEVLTASANGAVVSQLLGQVAGKLQAQAQQQADAAVQQAIAAGKAPAGTEAPTIQVPVTDVVPLASTDARGVGLTASAFPLVLGGMLGGILISILVAGSWRRLAAVTAYAVVTGLAVTGVMQGWFGILQGGYWLNAAAVSLSMFATAAFIVGMNALLGRVGIAVGAVLTMLIGNPLASAAQPLQFLPGPWGEIGQWFVPGASVSLLRDLSYFPDANAAFPWLVLAAWGAVGVVAMLAGHFRNQEVSEAAA from the coding sequence ATGGCCACCATCGATCGGACCGATATCGGAGCTGCGGAGGTGCGCACCTCGGCCTCGCCCGCATCCCCCACTCCGCACACCCCCTGGGCGCGCGCGCTCGGCCTCGCCGTCGCGGCGGCGGCCGTCGTCGTCACCGTGCTGCTCGCCTTCCTCTGGCCGACGGTGACCTCGTCGGTCAAGGATCTGCCGATCGCGGTCGCGGGCCCCTCCGCCGCCGTCACCGCCGTGGAGAAGCAGCTCGACACCGCCGCGGACGACGCCTTCGCCGTCACCGGGGTCGACGACCGGGCGGCGGCTGTCGAGCTGATCCGCACGCGCGACGTCTACGGCGCGATCGTGCTCGGCGAGAAGCCGGAGGTGCTGACGGCCTCCGCGAACGGCGCCGTCGTCAGCCAGCTGCTCGGCCAGGTGGCCGGGAAGCTGCAGGCGCAGGCCCAGCAGCAGGCCGACGCCGCCGTGCAGCAGGCGATCGCGGCGGGCAAGGCGCCCGCCGGAACGGAGGCCCCCACGATCCAGGTGCCGGTGACCGACGTGGTGCCGCTCGCCTCCACGGATGCCCGCGGAGTCGGACTGACGGCGTCGGCCTTCCCGCTGGTGCTCGGCGGGATGCTGGGAGGCATCCTCATCTCGATCCTCGTCGCCGGCAGCTGGCGACGGCTCGCCGCGGTCACCGCCTACGCCGTCGTCACCGGGCTCGCGGTGACGGGGGTGATGCAGGGGTGGTTCGGCATCCTGCAGGGCGGTTACTGGCTGAACGCGGCCGCCGTCTCGCTCTCGATGTTCGCGACCGCGGCCTTCATCGTCGGGATGAACGCCCTCCTCGGCCGGGTGGGGATCGCGGTCGGCGCCGTGCTGACCATGCTGATCGGCAACCCGCTGGCGTCCGCCGCCCAGCCCCTCCAGTTCCTGCCGGGACCGTGGGGCGAGATCGGCCAGTGGTTCGTGCCGGGGGCGTCGGTCTCGCTGCTGCGCGACCTGTCGTACTTCCCGGACGCGAACGCCGCCTTCCCGTGGCTGGTGCTGGCCGCCTGGGGCGCGGTCGGCGTCGTCGCCATGCTCGCGGGGCACTTCCGGAACCAGGAGGTGAGCGAGGCGGCGGCGTGA
- a CDS encoding MATE family efflux transporter translates to MSSSNRHYLASAPIWRSLVHLCVPMIAGFSVGSVYNVINAGFVGSLHSTPLLAALTFSLPVFALLMAIGGVFGVGGGTYISRLLGSQEQPGADAAAGSARIRQISAFTLWGSLAAGAVIGALGVVFATPLAMLVGATGASLAPTALYIGAMCAFTPVYVAAFALEQLVRAEGAAVASMTGLIASTIANLLFDVLFILLLGWGVLGAGLALGLSNLVTVGYYVWWLSRRSTVMSLAPRFFRADREMLKTVFGVGASELLLSSFLIVTTLLMNWLAIAYGDALLAAMGVALRISQLPEMIAMGVFMGAIPLFAYAYGARNHARLRSAIVGSAVAIAGIVAVFSTAVFLFRDQVFGLFSADPSLIADGTLILTAMLVSTLFNGFTGLMIAVFQATEQMRNATIMSVAQGVLFIPVVLAMNTLLGMSGLIWAMTVTEVLVFALGAALFLASRRALTAAPSAAAVEAAEAALAEEGPEEGAEEGAEASPAAAAR, encoded by the coding sequence ATGTCTTCATCCAACCGCCACTACCTCGCCTCGGCGCCCATCTGGCGCTCGCTGGTGCACCTGTGCGTGCCCATGATCGCCGGCTTCTCGGTCGGCAGCGTCTACAACGTCATCAACGCCGGCTTCGTCGGCTCGCTGCACTCCACTCCCCTGCTCGCCGCACTCACCTTCTCGCTGCCCGTCTTCGCCCTGCTCATGGCGATCGGCGGCGTGTTCGGCGTCGGCGGCGGCACGTACATCTCGCGGCTGCTCGGATCGCAGGAGCAGCCGGGGGCGGATGCCGCCGCCGGCTCCGCACGCATCCGCCAGATCTCCGCCTTCACGCTGTGGGGCTCGCTCGCCGCCGGCGCGGTGATCGGCGCGCTGGGCGTCGTGTTCGCGACGCCGCTGGCCATGCTCGTCGGGGCGACGGGAGCCTCCCTCGCGCCGACCGCGCTCTACATCGGCGCGATGTGCGCCTTCACGCCGGTCTACGTCGCCGCGTTCGCGCTGGAGCAGCTCGTGCGCGCGGAGGGGGCGGCCGTCGCCTCGATGACGGGCCTGATCGCCTCCACCATCGCGAACCTCCTGTTCGACGTGCTGTTCATCCTGCTGCTGGGCTGGGGCGTGCTGGGCGCCGGTCTCGCTCTCGGCCTGTCGAACCTGGTCACGGTCGGCTATTACGTGTGGTGGCTCTCGCGCCGGAGCACGGTCATGTCGCTCGCGCCGCGGTTCTTCCGCGCCGATCGGGAGATGCTGAAGACTGTGTTCGGCGTCGGCGCCTCCGAGCTCCTGTTGTCGTCGTTCCTGATCGTGACGACCCTGCTGATGAACTGGCTCGCCATCGCCTACGGTGACGCGCTGCTGGCCGCAATGGGTGTGGCCCTGCGGATCTCGCAGCTGCCGGAGATGATCGCGATGGGCGTCTTCATGGGCGCGATCCCGCTCTTCGCCTACGCCTACGGCGCCCGCAACCACGCTCGGCTGCGCTCGGCGATCGTCGGGAGCGCGGTCGCCATCGCCGGGATCGTGGCCGTGTTCTCGACGGCCGTGTTCCTCTTCCGCGACCAGGTGTTCGGGCTGTTCAGCGCCGACCCGTCGCTGATCGCGGACGGCACGCTCATTCTCACGGCCATGCTCGTCTCGACGCTGTTCAACGGCTTCACCGGGCTGATGATCGCGGTCTTCCAGGCCACCGAGCAGATGCGCAACGCCACGATCATGTCCGTCGCGCAGGGCGTGTTGTTCATCCCCGTCGTGCTCGCGATGAACACACTGCTCGGGATGAGCGGGCTGATCTGGGCGATGACCGTGACGGAGGTGCTGGTGTTCGCGCTCGGGGCGGCGCTGTTCCTGGCGTCGCGGCGGGCGCTGACGGCGGCGCCGTCGGCGGCGGCGGTCGAGGCGGCCGAGGCGGCGCTGGCGGAAGAGGGTCCGGAGGAAGGTGCGGAGGAAGGTGCGGAAGCCTCCCCCGCTGCCGCCGCCCGCTGA